A stretch of DNA from Alphaproteobacteria bacterium:
TGAAGGCCTGCCGTGATGTTCAGGCAACTGGCTTCACAGAAGATCAACTTAGTAAAGCCAAAACCTATTTAAAAGGCCATATGCCTGTTCAACTCGATTCTAACAAAAATGTTTCAGCTTTTTTGATGGGCGGGATGCAGGAAAATATTTCGGCTGATCGCATTCGTCAATATGATCAAAATATTGATTCAGTGAGCCTGGATCAACTGAATCAATATACACAAAAGCTTTTTGTGCCTGAATCGATGTTGATTGTTGTTGTTGGAAAGCCTGAGGGATTGAAATCGGCTGTTGCAGATTATTCCTATACACCACCTAAAACAAATCATTAAGTCAGTAACTATGGTGCAAAAAATGACTCCTTCTATTCAAGATGGGAAGGCATTTCAAGCCTTACAACAACATTTTGACAGCAAAATGACTAAGGCTGATATGCGTCGGTTTTTTGCTGAAGATCCTGATAGAGCCAAGCGATTTTCATGTCAGCATGATGGTTTCTTTTTAGATTATAGTAAAAATATCATCACGACTGAGACAATGTCATTACTGAGAGAATTTGCAGAAGAGCGCGAATTTTCAAAAGAAAGAGAAAGACTTTTTTCAGGTGAAAAACTGAATGCAACAGAAGGGCGTTCGGTCTTGCATATGGCTATTCGTGCTGATGCTGAAGATATTTTTATGCATGATGGTCAAAATGTGATGCCATCTGTCTTGAGTGAAAGAAAGAGATGCTTTGAGTTCGCTGAAAAGATACGCACCGGTGAATTGCGTGGGCATACAGGTAAGGCGATTCGCAAGGTTATCAATATAGGAATTGGTGGATCAGATTTAGGGCCGCGCTTTTTGGTTCGGGCTCTGAAAGAATTTAGGGCGCCTCATCTATCTTTTTATTTTGTATCGAATATTGATCCTTATGATATTACAGAGATTTTATCAGCCTGTGATCCGGAAGAAACTTTGTTTATTGTGGCATCAAAAACTTTTACAACGTTTGAAACCCTCAAGAATGCGATTTTGGCTAAAAATTGGCTGATTGCAGGTGTTGGCGGTGATAAGAAGGCGATTGAATCACATTTTGTTGCTGTTTCAGCAGCCGTTGAGAAAGCAAAAGAATTCGGTATAAAGCCTGATCGTATTTTTGGTTTTTGGGATTTTGTTGGCGGCCGGTTTAGCTCATGGTCATCAATAGGCCTATCGCTTATGATAGCGATAGGGGCTGATCATTTCAGAGCCTTTTTAAAGGGCGGTCGCGCGATGGATCAGCATTTTAAGACAGCGCCTTTAGAGCAGAATATGCCGCTTTTGATGGCTTTATTGTCATTCTGGTATGTGTCTTTTTTTGGAGCATCAGCTATGGCTGTGTTGCCTTATGATCAAAGGCTTGAGTTTTTTGTGAATTATCTTCAGCAATTGATGATGGAAAGCAATGGTAAATCTGCAGGACGTGATGGAGACCTTGTCACTTATGCCACGTCACCCGTTGTGTTTGGTCAAGTTGGAACCAATGGACAGCATGCCTTTTTTCAAATGCTTCATCAGGGATCGCATTTTATACCGCTTGAGTTTTTAGGAATTGTTCAGGCAGCTCATGATCATCAAGATCATCACGAAGCTTTACTTGTCAATTTGATTGCCCAAAGCGAAGCATTTTTGTTAGGGTCTGATGGGAAAAAAATTTCCGATGATTTCCCAGCACATTTGCATTTTGAGGGCAATAAGCCATCCAATATATTATTGATTGATCGATTGACGCCTTATTCTATGGGGTCATTATTGGCCTTATATGAGCATCGTGTTTTTTGTGAAGGTGTGTTTTGGAATATCAATTCATTTGATCAATTTGGTGTTGAGCTTGGAAAGAAACTTGCTTTGACAATTTCCCAAGATATTGCTTCACATGAGTTTTCACGTCATGATTCATCGACAGCACGCTTGATGACAAAGATTCAGAGTATTGAGTAGAATGGCGCATATTCGGATATTATCGGACCGCTTGGTGAATCAAATTGCTGCGGGGGAGGTGGTTGAAAGACCTTCTGCTGTTATCAAAGAGCTTGTTGAAAATTCAATTGATGCAGGTGCAACAGAGATT
This window harbors:
- the pgi gene encoding glucose-6-phosphate isomerase, coding for MTPSIQDGKAFQALQQHFDSKMTKADMRRFFAEDPDRAKRFSCQHDGFFLDYSKNIITTETMSLLREFAEEREFSKERERLFSGEKLNATEGRSVLHMAIRADAEDIFMHDGQNVMPSVLSERKRCFEFAEKIRTGELRGHTGKAIRKVINIGIGGSDLGPRFLVRALKEFRAPHLSFYFVSNIDPYDITEILSACDPEETLFIVASKTFTTFETLKNAILAKNWLIAGVGGDKKAIESHFVAVSAAVEKAKEFGIKPDRIFGFWDFVGGRFSSWSSIGLSLMIAIGADHFRAFLKGGRAMDQHFKTAPLEQNMPLLMALLSFWYVSFFGASAMAVLPYDQRLEFFVNYLQQLMMESNGKSAGRDGDLVTYATSPVVFGQVGTNGQHAFFQMLHQGSHFIPLEFLGIVQAAHDHQDHHEALLVNLIAQSEAFLLGSDGKKISDDFPAHLHFEGNKPSNILLIDRLTPYSMGSLLALYEHRVFCEGVFWNINSFDQFGVELGKKLALTISQDIASHEFSRHDSSTARLMTKIQSIE